Proteins co-encoded in one Acidimicrobiia bacterium genomic window:
- a CDS encoding ABC transporter permease — MSELLGYVIRGFPFGCVFGLVAVGIVLAYKTSGVFNLAFAAQAFVSAAAFYTLRNDEEWGILPAFLVSVVVLAPLLGFVLDRFLFRHLRTASTLAKLVTSLGLLVAIPEIVKLLWFGADTKFSPPTIWPFDVGEFAIYHPIGDRYGIDGGQAITMIVTVLVVIVLTALFRYSAIGLQMRAVVESPRMTSLVGINADRVSMVAWMLSSFIAGLAGVLIAPLYAQTEVNSFTGLLVAAIAAAAFARLTSIPLALLGGILLGILQGILAGYLPTNAGEFWNIVSTGLRPSLPFVVLFLLLLFWPGLRQKAELTDPLAGVDPPPPGLAAAERSRGLTIGTWVFGTIVTTAAIVVTLTALDVFWVGIVTKAVIFSLIFLSITVITGMGGQISLSQATFAAVGCFTTAQLSDNLGSPLLSLLVGIVFAAVIGALVALPSLRLGGIYLALATLAFALMFDSVIVPLEAVGGGTLPPQAPRPDFLDGNETFFIFCVVLLAVVGTIVALVRRGTTGKFLDALRGSEAAATALGISAARARVTAFALSAAIAGLGGALLTLHEEQANYGVNFSPFLGLFWLVLVATLGSRTVEGAIQAGLAFALFPELLEALGVPGAWRFVLFGLAAFTYAKHPEGLVEHGKRRQLESIQRRLDRRKRASGSGEGDPVAGSMTGVTEQVPT; from the coding sequence GTGAGCGAGCTCCTCGGGTACGTCATCCGGGGCTTCCCCTTCGGATGCGTGTTCGGTCTGGTGGCGGTCGGCATCGTGCTCGCGTACAAGACGTCGGGCGTCTTCAACCTCGCCTTCGCTGCTCAGGCGTTCGTGTCGGCAGCGGCGTTCTACACACTTCGCAATGACGAGGAATGGGGCATCCTCCCGGCCTTCCTCGTGTCCGTGGTCGTGCTCGCACCACTGCTCGGGTTCGTGCTCGACCGGTTCTTGTTCCGCCACCTGCGCACCGCGTCGACCCTCGCGAAGCTCGTCACCTCACTCGGTCTCCTCGTCGCGATCCCGGAGATCGTCAAGCTGCTGTGGTTCGGAGCGGACACCAAGTTCTCGCCACCGACGATCTGGCCCTTCGACGTCGGCGAGTTCGCGATCTACCACCCGATCGGCGACCGCTACGGGATCGACGGCGGCCAGGCGATCACCATGATCGTGACCGTGCTCGTCGTGATCGTGCTGACCGCGTTGTTTCGATACTCGGCGATCGGGTTGCAGATGCGCGCGGTCGTCGAGAGCCCGCGCATGACGTCATTGGTCGGCATCAACGCCGACCGCGTGAGCATGGTCGCGTGGATGCTCTCGAGCTTCATCGCCGGCCTCGCCGGAGTGCTGATCGCGCCGTTGTACGCGCAGACGGAAGTGAACAGCTTCACGGGGCTGCTCGTCGCGGCCATCGCCGCGGCGGCGTTCGCCCGGCTCACGAGCATCCCGTTGGCGCTCCTCGGAGGGATCCTCCTCGGGATCCTCCAGGGCATCCTCGCGGGCTATCTCCCGACGAACGCGGGCGAGTTCTGGAACATCGTCTCCACGGGTCTGCGCCCGTCCCTGCCGTTCGTCGTGCTCTTCCTCCTATTGCTGTTCTGGCCCGGCCTGCGGCAGAAGGCGGAGCTGACCGACCCGCTCGCCGGCGTCGATCCGCCGCCGCCCGGGCTGGCCGCGGCCGAGCGGAGCCGCGGCCTCACGATCGGGACGTGGGTCTTCGGCACGATCGTCACGACCGCCGCCATCGTCGTGACGCTCACGGCGCTGGACGTGTTCTGGGTGGGCATCGTCACGAAGGCAGTCATCTTCTCGTTGATCTTTCTCTCGATCACCGTGATCACAGGGATGGGCGGCCAGATCTCGCTGAGCCAGGCGACGTTCGCGGCCGTCGGCTGCTTCACGACCGCGCAGCTCTCGGACAACCTCGGATCCCCGTTGCTCTCGCTACTCGTCGGCATCGTGTTCGCCGCGGTAATCGGCGCGCTGGTCGCCCTCCCCTCGCTCCGGTTGGGTGGCATCTACCTCGCGTTGGCGACCCTCGCGTTCGCGCTCATGTTCGACAGCGTCATCGTGCCGCTCGAGGCGGTCGGTGGCGGAACGCTGCCGCCGCAGGCCCCTCGGCCGGATTTCCTCGACGGGAACGAAACCTTCTTCATCTTCTGCGTTGTGCTGCTCGCCGTGGTCGGGACGATCGTCGCGCTCGTTCGCCGGGGCACCACCGGCAAGTTCCTCGACGCGCTCCGCGGGAGCGAGGCCGCCGCGACCGCGTTGGGCATCAGCGCAGCACGGGCGCGGGTGACTGCCTTCGCCCTCTCGGCGGCGATCGCCGGGCTCGGCGGGGCGCTCCTCACCCTGCACGAGGAGCAAGCCAACTACGGCGTGAACTTCTCCCCGTTCTTGGGCCTGTTCTGGTTGGTCCTCGTGGCGACGCTCGGCTCCCGGACCGTCGAGGGCGCGATCCAGGCCGGTCTCGCGTTCGCGCTCTTCCCCGAACTGCTGGAGGCCCTCGGCGTGCCCGGCGCGTGGCGGTTCGTCCTCTTCGGGCTGGCTGCGTTCACGTACGCCAAGCACCCCGAAGGGCTCGTGGAGCACGGAAAGCGCAGACAGCTTGAATCCATCCAACGCCGGCTCGATCGGCGCAAGCGCGCGAGTGGGAGCGGTGAGGGGGACCCTGTCGCCGGTTCGATGACTGGCGTGACCGAGCAGGTACCGACATGA
- a CDS encoding ATP-binding cassette domain-containing protein produces MTLLDARGITKRFAGITALDDVSLTVEPGEAVGLIGPNGAGKTTFFNCLLGMLKPDAGTVHFDGTDITRYPVHKRARRGFGRTFQRIELFAGMTVREHLLVAERARLGTGRLWKDCLNLARPTDEELERAEATLKLLALDNVADRRIEALSLGRARLVELGRALMTDPKLLLLDEPSSGLDQHETQDVVRMLHEIQRERSTAILLVEHDIGMVQAFASRLYVLDFGTLIAEGPTGEVMNDDAVRRAYLGELSTTHAEQPKPAVVATPQPAESNAATAEVAAPLLELRDVDAAYGPFRALFGVSFSVPEGGVAALLGGNGAGKTTIARVVTGLVPVTSGQVLFDGTDIAGMPPWDIAPRGVVHAPEGRSVFSSLTVEENLTLDFRRNLGRKEVSGGLERAFELFPRLGERRKQLAGTLSGGEQRMLALARVLVRPPRLLVVDELSLGLAPIVVDEVYATLEKVRQTGTTMLIIEQYVGHALRITDTVVLLQHGEVVYDGSAADLGDVSERLLAAQDS; encoded by the coding sequence ATGACGCTGCTCGACGCGCGCGGCATCACCAAGCGATTCGCCGGCATCACCGCGCTCGACGATGTCTCGCTCACGGTGGAGCCGGGCGAGGCGGTGGGACTCATCGGACCGAACGGGGCCGGGAAGACGACCTTCTTCAACTGCCTCCTCGGGATGCTCAAGCCAGATGCGGGGACGGTCCACTTCGACGGCACGGACATCACCCGCTACCCGGTGCACAAGCGCGCTCGACGCGGGTTCGGTCGGACGTTCCAACGGATCGAGCTCTTCGCTGGCATGACCGTTCGCGAGCACCTGCTCGTGGCCGAGCGCGCCCGCCTCGGGACCGGCCGACTCTGGAAGGACTGCCTCAACCTGGCCCGGCCCACCGACGAGGAGCTCGAGCGCGCCGAAGCAACGCTAAAGCTGCTCGCGCTCGACAACGTCGCCGACCGGCGGATCGAGGCGCTCAGCCTGGGTCGGGCCCGGCTCGTCGAGCTCGGTCGCGCGCTCATGACCGACCCGAAGCTGCTTTTGCTCGACGAGCCGTCGTCGGGCCTCGACCAGCACGAGACGCAGGATGTCGTGAGGATGCTCCACGAGATCCAGCGCGAGCGCAGCACCGCCATCCTCCTGGTCGAGCACGACATCGGCATGGTCCAGGCGTTCGCGAGCCGCCTCTACGTCCTCGACTTCGGCACGCTCATCGCGGAAGGCCCGACGGGCGAGGTGATGAACGACGACGCCGTGCGGCGCGCCTACCTCGGCGAGCTCTCCACGACCCATGCCGAGCAACCCAAGCCCGCCGTCGTCGCCACGCCCCAACCGGCGGAGTCCAACGCCGCGACGGCCGAGGTCGCCGCGCCCTTGTTGGAGCTCCGAGACGTCGACGCCGCGTACGGCCCGTTCCGCGCGCTCTTCGGCGTGTCGTTCTCGGTTCCCGAGGGAGGCGTCGCGGCTCTCCTCGGCGGGAACGGCGCAGGGAAGACGACGATCGCAAGGGTCGTCACCGGCTTGGTGCCCGTCACCTCCGGCCAGGTGCTCTTCGACGGCACCGACATCGCAGGCATGCCGCCATGGGACATCGCGCCGCGCGGCGTCGTGCACGCACCCGAAGGTCGCTCGGTGTTCAGCTCCCTCACGGTCGAGGAGAACCTCACGCTGGACTTCCGGCGCAACCTCGGTCGCAAAGAGGTCTCGGGCGGACTCGAGCGCGCGTTCGAGCTCTTCCCTCGCCTTGGCGAGCGTCGCAAGCAGCTGGCCGGGACGCTTTCGGGTGGCGAGCAACGAATGCTCGCACTCGCGCGTGTCCTGGTGCGGCCGCCGCGCCTGCTCGTGGTCGACGAGCTGTCACTCGGGCTGGCGCCGATCGTCGTCGACGAGGTCTACGCCACCCTCGAGAAGGTTCGACAGACGGGGACCACGATGCTCATCATCGAGCAGTACGTTGGTCACGCTCTGCGGATCACGGACACGGTGGTGCTGCTCCAGCACGGCGAGGTCGTCTACGACGGATCGGCCGCCGACCTCGGCGACGTGTCCGAACGTCTCCTCGCAGCACAGGACAGCTAG